A window from Pichia kudriavzevii chromosome 5, complete sequence encodes these proteins:
- a CDS encoding uncharacterized protein (PKUD0E03055): protein MAEFQHAPEVSFDEIDYRNASDLKNAQESLLKEQFVKIEVLKIVRKSLENCFKVNGPNGYEDCREIADKYLALLPESRAQGYLGYQRNDPTK, encoded by the exons ATGGCTG AATTCCAACACGCTCCAGAAGTCTCTTTTGACGAGATTGATTACAGAAATGCCAGCGATCTTAAGAATGCACAAGAATCTTTGCTGAAGGAACAGTTTGTGAAAATTgaggttttgaaaatcgTCAGAAAATCACTTGAAAACTGTTTCAAAGTCAACGGTCCAAATGGTTACGAGGACTGCAGAGAGATTGCAGACAAGTACTTGGCTCTTCTACCTGAATCTAGAGCCCAAGGTTACTTAGGATACCAAAGAAACGATCCAACCAAATAA